From Coffea arabica cultivar ET-39 chromosome 10e, Coffea Arabica ET-39 HiFi, whole genome shotgun sequence, one genomic window encodes:
- the LOC113711750 gene encoding uncharacterized protein, translating to MERGSRCTRSQAAPDWSAWECLTLVNEINAVEGEWRQTLASFQKWQLIVENCSALGMNRSMNQCKKKWDSLRSEQKKVKQWEAAYWSFATAEKKELGLPEEFDKELFNAVEKHMNQRGDDPAAPDTELDSDPEARPIASKMFLQTGPKKQRKKRIPPRKDKFEERFHPWKHILKGVVKPEPSALDEIPDQPPKSTVQMVKPEQISEEEKQKIMTAKLLENAQLINAVLQGNLAEDVDYKLADLKNNEAMQTDSTRRQGDKIIDCLGNIVSTLNQFCHLVEECNLRPQRN from the coding sequence ATGGAGAGGGGGTCGCGGTGCACACGTTCGCAGGCGGCACCAGATTGGAGTGCTTGGGAGTGTTTAACACTGGTGAATGAGATCAATGCGGTTGAAGGGGAGTGGCGACAGACACTGGCGTCATTCCAGAAGTGGCAGCTGATAGTGGAGAACTGCAGTGCTTTGGGTATGAACAGGAGCATGAACCAGTGCAAGAAGAAGTGGGATTCCTTGAGGAGTGAGCAAAAAAAGGTCAAGCAGTGGGAAGCAGCCTATTGGTCATTTGCCACTGCTGAAAAGAAAGAACTGGGGCTCCCTGAAGAATTTGATAAGGAACTATTCAATGCCGTTGAGAAGCATATGAACCAAAGAGGAGATGATCCTGCTGCACCCGATACTGAACTAGATAGTGATCCCGAAGCCCGACCCATTGCTAGCAAAATGTTTTTGCAAACTGGTCCAAAGAagcaaaggaagaagagaatACCTCCTCGTAAAGATAAATTTGAAGAAAGGTTCCATCCATGGAAACACATCTTAAAAGGAGTTGTAAAACCTGAGCCATCTGCCTTAGATGAAATTCCAGACCAACCCCCTAAGAGCACAGTCCAAATGGTGAAGCCTGAGCAGATAAgcgaagaagaaaaacaaaagatcaTGACCGCAAAACTGTTGGAAAATGCACAATTGATTAATGCAGTACTTCAAGGAAACCTGGCTGAGGATGTCGACTACAAGTTGGCTgacttgaaaaataatgaggctATGCAGACTGATTCAACTAGGCGCCAAGGAGACAAGATTATTGATTGCCTTGGGAATATTGTTAGCACACTCAACCAATTTTGTCATCTTGTCGAAGAGTGCAATTTGCGTCCACAAAGGAATTAA
- the LOC113711131 gene encoding protein LAZ1 homolog 1 isoform X3: MVPVYASESFLSLLNSNAAFYCEIIRDCYEAFALYCFERYLIACLGGEESTIEFMENQSMFSSSIPLIDEAYAYGVVEHPFPLNCCLRQWSLGPDFYQAVKIGIVQYMILKMICALLAMFFQLFGIYGEGKFEWGYAYPYLAVILNFSQTWALYCLVQFYSVTKNKLAPIKPLAKFLTFKSIVFLTWWQGVAVAFLLSLGAFKGSLAQVLQSRIQDYIICIEMGVAAVIHLYVFPAAPYKRGERCVRNVAVMADYASLGSPYDPEEVRDCERSTKVRIGRQEESEKRLKFHQSVCDVVLGSGEIIVDDMKFTVSHVVEPVERGIASINRTFHQISENVKRHQQRQKKSKDDSYIVPLNSWTKEFSDLHEDIPEGSFSDSGLPNGKRNHYQSKGRSSRFRNR; the protein is encoded by the exons ATGGTTCCTGTTTATGCATCCGAATCG TTTTTGTCATTGCTCAATTCCAATGCTGCTTTCTACTGTGAGATAATACGGGACTGCTACGAAGCATTTGCACTTTATTGCTTTGAGAGATATCTCATAGCTTGCTTAG GTGGTGAGGAAAGTACAATCGAATTTATGGAAAATCAAAGCATGTTTTCCTCAAGCATACCTCTCATAGATGAAGCTTATGCTTATGGGGTAGTTGAGCATCCTTTTCCACTGAATTGCTGTCTTCGGCAGTGGAGTCTCGGTCCTGACTTCTATCAAGCAGTAAAAATTGGCATTGTTCAATAT ATGATACTCAAGATGATATGTGCACTATTGGCTAtgttttttcaactttttggtATTTATGGTGAAGGGAAGTTTGAGTGGGGATATGC TTACCCATATTTGGCAGttatcctaaactttagccagACCTGGGCCTTATACTGCCTAGTGCAATTTTATTCTGTTACCAAGAATAAGTTGGCACCCATTAAACCGTTGGCCAAATTTCTGACGTTCAAATCGATTGTATTTTTAACATGGTGGCAAGGTGTAGCTGTTGCCTTTCTTCTCTCTCTGGGAGCCTTTAAAGGGTCTTTGGCACAGGTTCTGCAATCACGCATCCAGGACTATATTATTTGTATTGAG atgggtgttGCTGCAGTGATACATCTTTATGTCTTCCCAGCTGCACCTTACAAACGAGGAGAAAGGTGTGTCCGTAATGTTGCTGTCATGGCAGATTATGCATCCCTAGGATCTCCATATGACCCAGAAGAGGTTAGGGACTGTGAACGATCGACAAAGGTGCGGATTGGTCGCCAGGAAGAAAGTGAAAAGCGGTTAAAATTTCACCAAAGCGTCTGTGATGTGGTTCTTGGAAGTGGTGAAATC ATTGTAGATGATATGAAGTTCACAGTTTCACATGTCGTCGAACCAGTTGAAAGAGGAATTGCAAGCATAAACAGAACTTTTCACCAAATATCGGAAAACGTGAAACGGCATCAGCAGAGGCAGAAAAAATCTAAAGATGACAGTTACATTGTCCCCTTGAACTCGTGGACAAAAGAATTCTCAGATTTGCATGAAGATATACCAGAAGGGAGTTTCAGTGATAGTGGATTGCCCAATGGGAAGAGAAACCATTACCAGTCTAAAGGCAGATCATCACGATTCAGGAACAGATAA
- the LOC113711131 gene encoding protein LAZ1 homolog 1 isoform X2 produces MRLETSRSIGFPTFFFPAFSSLFLPDYSEIQRYKRGAEVLDWTHSDGSCLCIRIGGEESTIEFMENQSMFSSSIPLIDEAYAYGVVEHPFPLNCCLRQWSLGPDFYQAVKIGIVQYMILKMICALLAMFFQLFGIYGEGKFEWGYAYPYLAVILNFSQTWALYCLVQFYSVTKNKLAPIKPLAKFLTFKSIVFLTWWQGVAVAFLLSLGAFKGSLAQVLQSRIQDYIICIEMGVAAVIHLYVFPAAPYKRGERCVRNVAVMADYASLGSPYDPEEVRDCERSTKVRIGRQEESEKRLKFHQSVCDVVLGSGEIIVDDMKFTVSHVVEPVERGIASINRTFHQISENVKRHQQRQKKSKDDSYIVPLNSWTKEFSDLHEDIPEGSFSDSGLPNGKRNHYQSKGRSSRFRNR; encoded by the exons ATGAGACTTGAGACTTCCCGATCAATTGGATTCCCAACCTTTTTCTTTCCAGCTTTTTCATCGCTTTTTCTGCCAGATTACTCAGAAATTCAGAGATATAAGAGAG GAGCAGAAGTTCTTGATTGGACTCATTCTGATGGTTCCTGTTTATGCATCCGAATCG GTGGTGAGGAAAGTACAATCGAATTTATGGAAAATCAAAGCATGTTTTCCTCAAGCATACCTCTCATAGATGAAGCTTATGCTTATGGGGTAGTTGAGCATCCTTTTCCACTGAATTGCTGTCTTCGGCAGTGGAGTCTCGGTCCTGACTTCTATCAAGCAGTAAAAATTGGCATTGTTCAATAT ATGATACTCAAGATGATATGTGCACTATTGGCTAtgttttttcaactttttggtATTTATGGTGAAGGGAAGTTTGAGTGGGGATATGC TTACCCATATTTGGCAGttatcctaaactttagccagACCTGGGCCTTATACTGCCTAGTGCAATTTTATTCTGTTACCAAGAATAAGTTGGCACCCATTAAACCGTTGGCCAAATTTCTGACGTTCAAATCGATTGTATTTTTAACATGGTGGCAAGGTGTAGCTGTTGCCTTTCTTCTCTCTCTGGGAGCCTTTAAAGGGTCTTTGGCACAGGTTCTGCAATCACGCATCCAGGACTATATTATTTGTATTGAG atgggtgttGCTGCAGTGATACATCTTTATGTCTTCCCAGCTGCACCTTACAAACGAGGAGAAAGGTGTGTCCGTAATGTTGCTGTCATGGCAGATTATGCATCCCTAGGATCTCCATATGACCCAGAAGAGGTTAGGGACTGTGAACGATCGACAAAGGTGCGGATTGGTCGCCAGGAAGAAAGTGAAAAGCGGTTAAAATTTCACCAAAGCGTCTGTGATGTGGTTCTTGGAAGTGGTGAAATC ATTGTAGATGATATGAAGTTCACAGTTTCACATGTCGTCGAACCAGTTGAAAGAGGAATTGCAAGCATAAACAGAACTTTTCACCAAATATCGGAAAACGTGAAACGGCATCAGCAGAGGCAGAAAAAATCTAAAGATGACAGTTACATTGTCCCCTTGAACTCGTGGACAAAAGAATTCTCAGATTTGCATGAAGATATACCAGAAGGGAGTTTCAGTGATAGTGGATTGCCCAATGGGAAGAGAAACCATTACCAGTCTAAAGGCAGATCATCACGATTCAGGAACAGATAA
- the LOC113711131 gene encoding protein LAZ1 homolog 1 isoform X1 — translation MERKAVIVLLLFLTSLVDSTERSGITQSNNVGAGSSLVYGWTICSAGVFVLAALVLSMYLIFEHLAAYNQPEEQKFLIGLILMVPVYASESFLSLLNSNAAFYCEIIRDCYEAFALYCFERYLIACLGGEESTIEFMENQSMFSSSIPLIDEAYAYGVVEHPFPLNCCLRQWSLGPDFYQAVKIGIVQYMILKMICALLAMFFQLFGIYGEGKFEWGYAYPYLAVILNFSQTWALYCLVQFYSVTKNKLAPIKPLAKFLTFKSIVFLTWWQGVAVAFLLSLGAFKGSLAQVLQSRIQDYIICIEMGVAAVIHLYVFPAAPYKRGERCVRNVAVMADYASLGSPYDPEEVRDCERSTKVRIGRQEESEKRLKFHQSVCDVVLGSGEIIVDDMKFTVSHVVEPVERGIASINRTFHQISENVKRHQQRQKKSKDDSYIVPLNSWTKEFSDLHEDIPEGSFSDSGLPNGKRNHYQSKGRSSRFRNR, via the exons ATGGAGAGGAAGGCCGTGATAGTTTTGCTGTTGTTTTTAACCAGCCTTGTTGACTCAACTGAGAGATCAGGGATAACTCAGTCCAATAATGTGGGTGCTGGGTCGTCCTTGGTCTATGGCTGGACTATATGCAGCGCAGGAGTATTTGTATTGGCAGCTCTTGTCCTATCCATGTACCTTATCTTCGAGCACTTAGCAGCCTACAACCAACCTGAG GAGCAGAAGTTCTTGATTGGACTCATTCTGATGGTTCCTGTTTATGCATCCGAATCG TTTTTGTCATTGCTCAATTCCAATGCTGCTTTCTACTGTGAGATAATACGGGACTGCTACGAAGCATTTGCACTTTATTGCTTTGAGAGATATCTCATAGCTTGCTTAG GTGGTGAGGAAAGTACAATCGAATTTATGGAAAATCAAAGCATGTTTTCCTCAAGCATACCTCTCATAGATGAAGCTTATGCTTATGGGGTAGTTGAGCATCCTTTTCCACTGAATTGCTGTCTTCGGCAGTGGAGTCTCGGTCCTGACTTCTATCAAGCAGTAAAAATTGGCATTGTTCAATAT ATGATACTCAAGATGATATGTGCACTATTGGCTAtgttttttcaactttttggtATTTATGGTGAAGGGAAGTTTGAGTGGGGATATGC TTACCCATATTTGGCAGttatcctaaactttagccagACCTGGGCCTTATACTGCCTAGTGCAATTTTATTCTGTTACCAAGAATAAGTTGGCACCCATTAAACCGTTGGCCAAATTTCTGACGTTCAAATCGATTGTATTTTTAACATGGTGGCAAGGTGTAGCTGTTGCCTTTCTTCTCTCTCTGGGAGCCTTTAAAGGGTCTTTGGCACAGGTTCTGCAATCACGCATCCAGGACTATATTATTTGTATTGAG atgggtgttGCTGCAGTGATACATCTTTATGTCTTCCCAGCTGCACCTTACAAACGAGGAGAAAGGTGTGTCCGTAATGTTGCTGTCATGGCAGATTATGCATCCCTAGGATCTCCATATGACCCAGAAGAGGTTAGGGACTGTGAACGATCGACAAAGGTGCGGATTGGTCGCCAGGAAGAAAGTGAAAAGCGGTTAAAATTTCACCAAAGCGTCTGTGATGTGGTTCTTGGAAGTGGTGAAATC ATTGTAGATGATATGAAGTTCACAGTTTCACATGTCGTCGAACCAGTTGAAAGAGGAATTGCAAGCATAAACAGAACTTTTCACCAAATATCGGAAAACGTGAAACGGCATCAGCAGAGGCAGAAAAAATCTAAAGATGACAGTTACATTGTCCCCTTGAACTCGTGGACAAAAGAATTCTCAGATTTGCATGAAGATATACCAGAAGGGAGTTTCAGTGATAGTGGATTGCCCAATGGGAAGAGAAACCATTACCAGTCTAAAGGCAGATCATCACGATTCAGGAACAGATAA